One genomic region from Frateuria soli encodes:
- a CDS encoding ferredoxin--NADP reductase, producing the protein MADHFTLRLVDSYMLAPSVRHLVFERVDGQPLAFQPGQFLQVHFHYDDGTATKRSYSVGTVGDGSAPVQRIEIAVSYVEGGAATRLLANLKPGETIEASGPYGRFCLQPGDTHPRYLLLATGTGVTPYRAMLPLIRQLLAKGDREVVLLYGARNEAELLYGEEFEAFAKENPGFTFHGCLSRQPRAVPRPNDRSGHVQAVLAELAPHADRDIAYLCGNPNMVDAAFTALKDYGLPVSQIRREKYISSR; encoded by the coding sequence ATGGCCGACCACTTCACCCTCCGTCTCGTCGACAGCTACATGCTCGCCCCCAGCGTGCGCCACCTGGTGTTCGAACGCGTCGACGGGCAGCCGCTGGCGTTCCAGCCCGGGCAGTTCCTGCAGGTGCATTTCCACTACGACGACGGCACCGCGACCAAGCGCAGCTATTCGGTCGGCACCGTCGGCGACGGCAGCGCCCCGGTCCAGCGCATCGAGATCGCCGTGAGCTACGTCGAGGGCGGCGCGGCCACCCGGCTGCTGGCCAACCTCAAGCCGGGCGAGACGATCGAGGCCAGTGGCCCCTACGGGCGCTTCTGCCTGCAACCGGGCGACACCCACCCCCGTTACCTGCTGCTGGCCACCGGCACCGGCGTCACCCCGTACCGCGCCATGCTGCCGCTGATCCGCCAGCTGCTGGCCAAGGGCGACCGCGAGGTGGTGCTGCTGTACGGCGCGCGCAATGAAGCCGAACTGCTCTACGGCGAGGAGTTCGAGGCCTTCGCGAAGGAAAACCCCGGCTTCACCTTCCACGGTTGCCTCAGCCGCCAGCCCCGCGCCGTACCCCGCCCGAACGACCGCAGCGGCCACGTGCAGGCCGTCCTGGCCGAACTGGCCCCGCACGCCGACCGCGACATCGCCTACCTGTGCGGCAACCCGAACATGGTCGATGCCGCCTTCACCGCCCTGAAGGACTACGGCCTGCCCGTCTCCCAGATCCGCCGCGAGAAGTACATCTCCTCCCGCTGA
- a CDS encoding fimbrial protein, whose amino-acid sequence MRAIVVLLLLMIAPLAHGACSFDKINGNNNGNGNGNGNGGNRYTPGAVHFSVQSPIMLPFDFNYGQLLASPVTALPVNPPKISCDFAFYGLSNSVGGWPTDNPSYTYPVGSSGVGFRLMQADDPGNYVAPFGIVGNVNSKDFNVATTLQLAQVGTIENGYTIPANTVLASWWWGGIVPMSFILDNAVRFQAPACRVDLDSKAISVQLPRIASGAFSGKDTTAGATPFNIHLACPSGVSATLDIQFDAQTGTSPGYTTVLGNQGTATGVGVELVDVNGVPVPFGQATRVGAISRNMTLPYAAQYHATANTVTGGSVAAKATFTLSYE is encoded by the coding sequence TTGCGCGCCATCGTCGTGTTATTGCTGCTGATGATTGCACCACTTGCGCACGGCGCGTGCTCGTTCGACAAGATCAACGGAAACAACAACGGAAACGGAAACGGAAACGGAAACGGAGGAAACCGCTACACGCCCGGGGCAGTACATTTCTCGGTCCAGAGCCCGATCATGTTGCCGTTCGACTTCAATTACGGGCAACTGTTGGCCAGTCCGGTCACTGCACTTCCGGTCAACCCTCCGAAGATTTCCTGCGATTTTGCGTTCTACGGCCTCTCCAACTCGGTCGGGGGTTGGCCCACGGACAACCCTTCATACACCTACCCTGTCGGCTCCAGTGGTGTTGGATTCCGCCTCATGCAAGCCGACGACCCCGGCAATTACGTGGCTCCGTTCGGCATCGTGGGCAATGTAAACAGCAAGGATTTCAACGTCGCCACGACATTGCAGCTCGCGCAGGTGGGAACGATCGAGAACGGCTACACGATTCCAGCTAACACGGTGCTCGCCAGTTGGTGGTGGGGAGGCATCGTTCCGATGAGCTTCATCCTGGACAACGCCGTAAGGTTTCAGGCACCTGCCTGTCGGGTCGACTTGGACTCGAAAGCCATCTCTGTCCAGCTGCCGCGGATTGCATCGGGTGCCTTCAGTGGCAAGGACACCACCGCGGGAGCCACCCCGTTCAATATCCATTTGGCCTGCCCCAGCGGCGTCTCGGCCACCCTCGATATCCAGTTCGACGCCCAGACCGGTACGTCACCTGGTTACACCACCGTCCTGGGCAACCAGGGCACAGCCACCGGCGTTGGCGTCGAACTCGTCGATGTGAATGGCGTCCCTGTCCCATTCGGCCAGGCGACCCGCGTTGGCGCCATATCCCGCAACATGACGCTGCCTTACGCGGCCCAGTATCACGCCACGGCGAACACGGTCACGGGCGGCTCGGTCGCGGCCAAGGCGACATTCACCTTGTCCTATGAATAG
- a CDS encoding fimbria/pilus outer membrane usher protein has protein sequence MSASANAGGSADVATPLADTAAPANYADFDPALLSGAGQNTTDLSRFEHGNPVLPGLYSTDVYLNNAWKGRANVRFAAARPDANATLCVDDRLLGQLGLLPAEPDPALAARLRDKTACVAIGEAIVGATATFEMASLRLDISVPQAYMNQLPRGYVSPEYWDEGIPAALLNYSLNSYRTRSQGQAQTSSYLGLNAGLNLGGWHFRQDSTAVWQSATGNMSARHRWQTINAYVERDLPALRARVTLGDSYTDGSVFDSFGLRGVQLRTDDRMLPQSMRGYAPVVRGVAQTNAKVTVSQNGVQIYQTTVAPGPFTVKDLYPTGYGGDLTVAVTEADGRVRTFAVPYASVSQLLRPGITRFDLAAGRLRNLSLTDAPDVVQATVQHGFNNLVTGYAGVGGFEGYAALLLGGAVNTRAGAFALDLTSARTRIPDAGAHAGTSVRLSYSKLVPDTQTVLSVAAYRYSTSGFLGLTDAALARDYALHGLDPFQATSKRTTVIDGVPRQSLLTPSEQAALSGGDFDPSRARLAGLARQRNSFTLTLTQRLGDGAGSLYVTGLARDYWNQAGTDTQLQLGYNNRYGRLSYSVSATRVQNSEAGSDTQFMLSLSLPLGGGDQVPTLTFNASQSRELGHQDQAVLNGSLGEDGTFTYGGSITRVGGGGGTAETLNAGYRAGYGSLDASYGRGNGYSQASVSAAGAVVVHAGGVTFGQLMGDTVGLVYAPGAAGAKVTSASGVYVDRHGYALLPYLVPYSLNTVQLDPKGLPLDVQLKATSAQVAPHAGALSQVTFGTERGRTVILQARRPDGQALPFGAQVFNPQDVSLGVVGQGGKILARGVEASGELTARWQDDRGRPQACTLHYTLPQEVGDGDAAYTAIPTICTAPAVSRQDR, from the coding sequence TTGTCCGCCTCCGCCAATGCCGGCGGAAGCGCCGACGTCGCGACGCCCCTCGCGGATACGGCCGCCCCCGCCAACTACGCCGACTTCGATCCGGCACTGTTGTCCGGCGCGGGCCAGAACACGACCGATCTGTCGCGCTTCGAACATGGAAACCCGGTGCTGCCCGGCCTCTACAGCACGGACGTCTATCTGAACAACGCCTGGAAGGGGCGCGCCAACGTGCGCTTCGCCGCGGCCAGGCCTGACGCCAACGCCACGCTCTGCGTGGACGACCGGCTGCTAGGTCAGCTGGGGTTGCTGCCCGCCGAGCCCGACCCGGCGCTGGCCGCCCGCCTGCGGGACAAGACCGCGTGTGTTGCCATCGGCGAGGCCATCGTCGGCGCCACCGCGACCTTCGAGATGGCCAGCCTGCGACTTGATATCAGTGTGCCGCAGGCCTACATGAACCAGCTCCCCCGCGGTTACGTTAGCCCCGAGTACTGGGACGAGGGGATTCCCGCGGCGCTGCTCAACTACAGTCTCAACAGCTATCGCACTCGCAGCCAGGGTCAGGCGCAAACCAGTAGCTACCTGGGCTTGAACGCCGGGCTCAATCTGGGCGGCTGGCATTTCCGACAGGACTCCACGGCAGTCTGGCAATCGGCTACCGGCAATATGTCAGCGCGCCACCGCTGGCAGACCATCAACGCCTACGTCGAGCGCGACCTGCCCGCGCTACGCGCGCGGGTCACCCTTGGCGACAGCTACACCGACGGCTCGGTGTTCGACAGCTTTGGCCTACGCGGCGTGCAACTGCGCACGGACGACCGCATGCTGCCCCAGTCCATGCGCGGCTATGCCCCGGTGGTTCGCGGCGTCGCGCAAACCAACGCCAAGGTCACGGTGAGCCAGAACGGCGTGCAGATCTACCAGACCACCGTCGCTCCCGGCCCCTTCACGGTCAAGGATCTCTATCCCACCGGCTACGGCGGCGACCTGACAGTAGCGGTTACCGAGGCGGATGGCCGCGTGCGCACCTTCGCGGTGCCTTACGCCTCGGTCTCGCAGCTGCTGCGGCCCGGCATCACACGCTTCGACCTGGCAGCCGGCCGTCTGCGCAACCTGTCGCTGACCGATGCACCGGACGTGGTCCAGGCCACCGTGCAACACGGTTTCAACAACCTGGTTACCGGCTACGCCGGCGTGGGCGGTTTCGAGGGGTACGCGGCGTTGCTGCTCGGCGGAGCGGTCAACACCCGGGCTGGCGCCTTTGCCCTTGACCTCACTAGCGCACGTACGCGCATCCCCGATGCAGGTGCCCATGCCGGCACCAGCGTGCGCCTGAGCTACAGCAAACTCGTGCCCGACACGCAGACGGTGTTGTCGGTGGCCGCCTATCGGTATTCGACCAGCGGCTTCCTCGGCCTGACCGACGCCGCGCTCGCCCGGGACTACGCCCTTCACGGGCTTGATCCGTTCCAGGCAACGTCGAAAAGGACCACGGTGATCGATGGCGTTCCGCGGCAGTCGTTGCTGACCCCCAGCGAACAGGCGGCCCTCTCGGGCGGCGATTTCGATCCTTCCCGGGCCCGCCTGGCCGGACTCGCGCGCCAGCGCAACAGTTTCACGCTCACGCTGACCCAGCGCCTGGGCGACGGCGCCGGCTCGCTGTATGTAACCGGTCTGGCACGCGACTACTGGAACCAGGCGGGGACCGACACCCAGCTTCAACTCGGCTACAACAATCGCTACGGCCGCCTCAGCTACAGCGTTTCGGCCACCCGGGTGCAGAATTCCGAGGCCGGCAGCGACACCCAGTTCATGCTGAGCCTGAGCTTGCCCCTGGGAGGGGGCGACCAGGTACCCACGCTGACCTTCAATGCCAGTCAAAGCCGCGAGCTTGGCCACCAGGACCAGGCCGTGCTCAACGGCAGCCTGGGTGAGGATGGCACGTTCACCTATGGCGGATCGATCACCCGTGTCGGCGGCGGCGGGGGTACGGCTGAAACCCTGAACGCGGGCTACCGCGCCGGCTACGGCAGTCTGGACGCCAGCTATGGTCGAGGCAACGGCTATTCGCAGGCTTCCGTGAGCGCCGCTGGGGCCGTGGTTGTCCACGCCGGTGGCGTGACGTTCGGACAGCTGATGGGCGATACCGTCGGCCTGGTCTACGCCCCCGGCGCAGCGGGGGCCAAGGTGACCAGCGCGAGCGGCGTGTATGTCGACCGCCATGGCTATGCACTGTTGCCCTACCTCGTGCCTTACTCGCTCAACACGGTGCAGCTCGACCCCAAGGGCCTGCCGCTGGACGTGCAACTGAAGGCGACAAGCGCCCAGGTCGCACCGCACGCCGGCGCTTTGTCGCAGGTGACCTTCGGGACGGAGCGTGGGCGCACCGTGATCCTGCAGGCCCGCCGGCCCGACGGCCAGGCCCTGCCCTTCGGCGCACAGGTGTTCAATCCGCAGGACGTATCCCTGGGCGTGGTGGGCCAGGGCGGCAAGATCCTCGCGCGCGGGGTGGAAGCCAGCGGCGAGCTCACCGCGCGCTGGCAGGACGATCGCGGCCGCCCGCAGGCGTGCACGCTCCACTACACATTGCCGCAGGAAGTGGGGGATGGGGACGCGGCCTATACCGCCATCCCTACCATCTGCACCGCGCCAGCGGTGTCACGGCAGGATAGATGA
- a CDS encoding fimbrial biogenesis chaperone, whose amino-acid sequence MKMPVRTLGAAWLGLCLSMAAAHASVLITGTRVVFPAQDGEVTVRLTNDSDHPALVESWIDAGDAQSTPDKADTPFLVTPPLFRMEAHRDQSLRILFTPGQRALPGDRESLFWLNVLEVPPRPSTGAAGANYLQLAIRSRLKLFYRPALLAGDPAKAPGTLQFQTVHDANGYALRVHNPSPYHITITKLEVTAAGKPYEGQPGMVAPLSDLKVPLPELATTPDTGSKVRYVCIDDFGAAVDFQKPLVPQ is encoded by the coding sequence ATGAAGATGCCAGTCCGCACGCTCGGCGCGGCGTGGCTGGGCCTGTGCCTGTCCATGGCGGCGGCACACGCCAGCGTGCTCATTACCGGCACCCGGGTCGTGTTCCCAGCACAGGACGGCGAGGTGACCGTCCGCCTGACCAACGACAGCGATCACCCTGCACTTGTCGAGTCCTGGATCGATGCCGGCGACGCGCAATCGACACCCGACAAAGCCGACACGCCTTTCCTGGTCACGCCGCCGCTGTTCCGGATGGAGGCACATCGGGACCAGAGCCTGCGCATCCTGTTCACACCAGGCCAGCGGGCCTTGCCTGGCGACCGCGAGTCGCTGTTCTGGCTGAACGTGCTGGAAGTCCCGCCCCGGCCCTCCACTGGCGCGGCCGGCGCAAACTATCTGCAGCTGGCGATCCGCTCCCGCCTGAAGCTTTTCTATCGGCCCGCCCTCCTTGCCGGAGACCCGGCGAAGGCGCCGGGCACGCTGCAGTTCCAGACGGTGCACGACGCCAACGGCTATGCCCTGAGGGTGCACAACCCGTCCCCTTACCACATCACCATCACCAAGCTGGAAGTCACTGCGGCCGGCAAGCCCTACGAGGGCCAGCCCGGCATGGTTGCGCCCCTGTCGGACCTGAAGGTGCCGCTGCCCGAACTGGCAACCACGCCGGATACGGGTAGCAAGGTGCGGTACGTCTGCATCGACGACTTTGGCGCTGCCGTCGACTTTCAGAAGCCGCTCGTGCCGCAATGA
- a CDS encoding fimbrial protein has product MSKRLLSAALIAGLGLAFGANAATANSVSNSSPDGSITITGTVVGQTCKVDGKSAGTADAISVALPTVLTSNLASAGATAGQKQFSIGITGCDAALSTVQTYFSGTNIDTTTGNLSNNGSAANVQVQLLNADASAINLGGADASAQNSQTANLDATGSATLDYTAQYIAQGGAAGSGDVNTSVQFTMVYN; this is encoded by the coding sequence ATGTCCAAGCGCCTTCTTTCCGCCGCCCTGATCGCCGGCCTCGGCCTGGCTTTCGGCGCCAACGCCGCTACCGCCAACAGCGTGTCGAACTCCTCTCCCGATGGCAGCATCACCATCACCGGCACGGTAGTCGGGCAGACCTGCAAGGTGGACGGCAAGAGCGCCGGCACCGCTGATGCGATTAGCGTGGCCCTGCCGACCGTGCTGACGTCCAACCTGGCTTCCGCGGGCGCCACCGCAGGCCAGAAGCAGTTCTCCATCGGCATCACCGGCTGCGATGCCGCACTGAGCACGGTGCAGACCTATTTCTCCGGCACCAACATCGACACCACAACCGGCAACCTCAGCAACAACGGATCGGCTGCCAACGTGCAGGTGCAACTGCTCAACGCCGACGCCTCGGCCATCAACCTGGGCGGCGCAGATGCCTCCGCGCAGAATTCGCAGACGGCCAACCTGGACGCCACCGGCAGTGCCACCCTCGATTACACCGCCCAGTACATCGCCCAAGGTGGTGCGGCCGGGTCGGGTGACGTGAACACCAGCGTCCAGTTCACGATGGTCTACAACTGA
- a CDS encoding helix-turn-helix transcriptional regulator: protein MKNRVRDLRGEQGWSQADLAERLDVSRQTVNAIETGKYDPSLPLAFKIARLFGRPIEAIFEPNDAQA from the coding sequence ATGAAAAACCGGGTGCGCGACCTGCGCGGGGAGCAGGGATGGTCGCAGGCGGACCTGGCCGAACGGCTGGACGTCTCGCGCCAGACCGTCAATGCGATCGAGACCGGCAAGTACGACCCGAGCCTGCCGCTGGCCTTCAAGATCGCGCGTCTGTTCGGGCGGCCGATCGAAGCGATCTTCGAGCCCAATGATGCGCAAGCCTAG
- a CDS encoding alpha/beta hydrolase, with the protein MALKARTMLRIVVVAGGLGLLAWNQFHPRAPASAGADAVAAAAPAAPAKDLPPARPHTWKLGRLVLTACELGRPDSGLSTAAWCAPFEVPENRDDPASRKITLNLAVIRSDADVPAQDMLVYLAGGPGQAATETWPMVAPALSPLLAHRNVLLIDQRGTGRSHPLDCKAAEKADKVGAVAGFDPDRLRAQVQACLKEVQATADPRYYTTTAAVADLEDARQALGAPDFDLVGVSYGTRVAQQYAMHHPDAVRSILLDGAVPNQLVLGEDFARNLEDALKAQFARCTAECKARFGDPYQTLYQLRDALRANPHKVSFRDPQTYQSVERTLSDDALASVVRLFAYSPVTAALLPLSIDAAAHGDVGPLLGQAKLISGDLADTMNGGMQSSVICSEDADLLKPRPQDADTILGTRMIDTLEAICSVWPRGTRPADFHQPLKTAIPTLLLSGQYDPVTPPRYGEEVLKGLSNGRHLVLKGQGHNVIAAGCMPTLVKTFVEELDPEKLDASCLDRLQPTPLFIDFNGATP; encoded by the coding sequence ATGGCTTTGAAAGCGCGCACCATGCTGCGCATCGTGGTGGTCGCCGGCGGGCTCGGCCTGCTGGCGTGGAACCAGTTTCATCCGCGTGCGCCGGCGTCGGCCGGGGCCGATGCTGTCGCGGCGGCGGCGCCTGCGGCACCGGCGAAAGACCTGCCCCCTGCCAGGCCGCACACCTGGAAGCTGGGCCGGCTGGTGCTGACGGCCTGCGAACTGGGCCGGCCGGACAGCGGCCTGTCGACAGCCGCCTGGTGCGCGCCCTTCGAGGTGCCCGAGAACCGCGACGATCCCGCCAGCCGCAAGATCACGTTGAACCTGGCGGTGATCCGCTCCGACGCCGACGTACCGGCCCAGGACATGCTGGTGTACCTCGCCGGTGGTCCCGGCCAGGCGGCGACCGAGACCTGGCCGATGGTGGCGCCGGCGCTGAGCCCGTTGCTGGCGCACCGCAATGTGCTGCTGATCGACCAGCGCGGCACCGGCCGTTCCCATCCGCTGGACTGCAAGGCGGCGGAGAAGGCCGACAAGGTCGGCGCCGTCGCCGGCTTCGATCCCGACCGGTTGCGCGCGCAGGTCCAGGCTTGCCTGAAGGAAGTGCAGGCCACGGCCGACCCGCGCTACTACACCACCACCGCGGCGGTGGCCGACCTGGAGGACGCCCGCCAGGCGCTGGGTGCGCCGGACTTCGACCTGGTCGGCGTGTCCTACGGCACGCGCGTGGCGCAGCAGTACGCCATGCATCATCCGGATGCGGTGCGCAGCATCCTGCTCGATGGCGCGGTACCGAACCAGCTGGTGTTGGGCGAGGACTTCGCGCGCAACCTGGAGGATGCGCTCAAGGCGCAGTTCGCCCGCTGCACCGCCGAGTGCAAGGCGCGCTTCGGCGACCCGTACCAGACGCTCTACCAGTTGCGCGACGCGCTGCGCGCCAACCCGCACAAGGTCAGCTTCCGCGATCCGCAGACCTACCAGAGCGTCGAGCGCACGCTGAGCGACGACGCGCTGGCGAGCGTGGTGCGCCTGTTCGCCTACTCCCCGGTCACCGCCGCGCTGCTGCCGCTGTCGATCGACGCGGCGGCGCACGGCGACGTCGGCCCGCTGCTGGGGCAGGCCAAGCTGATCAGCGGCGACCTGGCCGACACCATGAACGGCGGCATGCAGTCCTCGGTGATCTGCAGCGAGGACGCCGACCTGCTGAAGCCGCGCCCGCAGGACGCCGACACCATCCTGGGCACGCGCATGATCGACACGCTCGAGGCGATCTGCTCGGTGTGGCCGCGCGGCACGCGCCCGGCCGATTTCCACCAGCCGCTGAAGACCGCCATCCCCACGCTGCTGCTGTCGGGCCAGTACGACCCGGTGACGCCGCCGCGCTACGGCGAGGAGGTGCTCAAGGGGCTCTCCAACGGTCGCCACCTCGTGCTCAAGGGCCAGGGCCACAACGTGATCGCCGCCGGCTGCATGCCCACGCTGGTGAAGACCTTCGTCGAGGAGCTCGATCCGGAGAAGCTCGACGCGAGCTGCCTGGACCGCCTGCAACCGACCCCGCTGTTCATCGACTTCAACGGAGCGACCCCATGA
- a CDS encoding ATP-binding cassette domain-containing protein translates to MIEVKDLYKTFGAVKAVDGVSFTARDGEITGLLGPNGAGKTTTLRMLYTLMTPDRGQVLIDGVDASTDALTVRRHLGVLPDARGLYKRLTARENIDYFAHLQGLPDDEVRTRRDALIEALDMGDIADRRTEGFSQGQRVKTAIARALVHDPRNVILDEPTNGLDVMATRALRQFMSKLKAEGRCVLFSSHIMQEVAALCDRIVVIAHGRVVADETPDALRAQTGEANLEEAFVKLIGSDEGLAA, encoded by the coding sequence ATGATCGAGGTCAAGGACCTGTACAAGACGTTCGGCGCGGTCAAGGCCGTCGACGGCGTCAGCTTCACCGCCCGCGACGGCGAAATCACCGGTCTGCTCGGCCCCAATGGCGCCGGCAAGACCACCACGCTGCGCATGCTCTACACGCTGATGACGCCCGACCGCGGGCAGGTGCTGATCGACGGCGTCGACGCGTCCACCGACGCGCTCACCGTGCGCCGCCACCTGGGCGTACTGCCCGATGCGCGCGGCCTGTACAAGCGCCTGACCGCGCGCGAGAACATCGACTACTTCGCGCACCTGCAAGGTTTGCCGGACGACGAAGTCCGCACCCGCCGCGATGCGCTGATCGAGGCCCTGGACATGGGCGACATCGCCGACCGGCGCACCGAGGGCTTCTCGCAGGGCCAGCGGGTCAAGACCGCGATCGCCCGCGCGCTGGTGCACGACCCGCGCAACGTGATCCTGGACGAGCCGACCAACGGCCTGGACGTGATGGCCACCCGCGCGCTGCGCCAGTTCATGTCGAAGCTCAAGGCGGAAGGGCGCTGCGTGCTGTTCTCCAGCCACATCATGCAGGAGGTGGCGGCGCTGTGCGACCGCATCGTGGTGATCGCGCACGGCCGTGTGGTGGCCGACGAGACGCCCGACGCGCTGCGTGCGCAGACGGGCGAGGCGAACCTGGAGGAAGCCTTCGTGAAACTGATCGGCAGCGATGAGGGACTGGCCGCATGA
- a CDS encoding ABC transporter permease produces MNKMDTQPLRRSRAFLTVFLKEVRENLRDRRTLTSAFLMGPLLTPLLFVMIISVTINRELDKAEQPLKVPVIGAQYAPNLLGALEAGGVVPQPALADPERAVRDQQADLVLRIAPDYPKAWRKGEPVQVELIYDSSQRDSSTPVERVTKLVEGYSRQQGAMRLIARGLSPALGSPVIVAKRDQATAQSRAVLMFNMLPYLFVLTIFIGGMYLAIDLTAGERERQSLEPLFANPVPRWKIFLGKLAAICAFSTASLVICLVAFSVVGGFIPTEKLGMEVHLGASFALYVLLLQLPLIVLLGALQSMVAAFAKSYREAQTYLSVLMMVPILPSIALMVMPLKPQDWMYAVPLLGQHLGIIDLVRGDGVATVPLALCLAGTSLAALVVALVTMQLYRSERLAISG; encoded by the coding sequence ATGAACAAGATGGACACCCAGCCGCTGCGCCGCAGCCGCGCGTTCCTGACGGTATTCCTGAAGGAAGTGCGCGAGAACCTGCGCGACCGCCGCACGCTGACCAGCGCCTTCCTGATGGGGCCGCTGCTGACGCCACTGCTGTTCGTGATGATCATCAGCGTGACCATCAACCGCGAACTGGACAAGGCCGAGCAGCCGCTCAAGGTGCCGGTGATCGGCGCGCAGTACGCGCCCAACCTGCTCGGCGCGCTCGAGGCCGGCGGCGTGGTGCCGCAGCCGGCCCTGGCCGATCCCGAGCGCGCCGTGCGCGACCAGCAGGCCGACCTGGTGCTGCGCATCGCCCCCGACTACCCGAAGGCCTGGCGCAAGGGCGAACCGGTGCAGGTGGAGCTGATCTACGACTCCTCCCAGCGCGATTCGAGCACCCCGGTCGAGCGCGTGACCAAGCTGGTGGAAGGCTATTCCCGCCAGCAGGGCGCGATGCGGCTGATCGCGCGCGGCCTTTCGCCGGCGCTGGGCTCGCCGGTGATCGTGGCCAAGCGCGACCAGGCCACCGCGCAGTCGCGTGCGGTGCTGATGTTCAACATGCTGCCGTACCTGTTCGTGCTGACCATCTTCATCGGCGGCATGTACCTGGCGATCGACCTGACCGCCGGCGAGCGCGAGCGCCAGTCGCTGGAACCGCTGTTCGCCAATCCGGTGCCGCGCTGGAAGATCTTCCTCGGCAAGCTGGCGGCGATCTGTGCGTTCTCCACCGCCAGCCTGGTGATCTGCCTGGTCGCGTTCTCGGTGGTCGGCGGCTTCATCCCGACCGAGAAGCTCGGCATGGAAGTGCACCTGGGAGCGTCCTTCGCGCTGTACGTGCTGCTGCTCCAGTTGCCGCTGATCGTGCTGCTGGGCGCGCTGCAGTCGATGGTGGCGGCGTTCGCCAAGAGCTACCGCGAGGCGCAGACCTACCTGTCGGTGCTGATGATGGTGCCGATCCTGCCGAGCATCGCGTTGATGGTGATGCCGCTCAAGCCGCAGGACTGGATGTACGCCGTGCCGCTGCTGGGCCAGCACCTGGGGATCATCGACCTTGTGCGTGGCGACGGCGTGGCCACCGTGCCGCTGGCGCTGTGCCTGGCCGGGACCTCGTTGGCCGCGCTGGTGGTCGCGCTGGTGACGATGCAGCTCTACCGCTCCGAGCGGCTGGCCATTTCAGGCTGA